From the genome of Dehalococcoidia bacterium:
CCCAACCAGAGGAGGGCCGCCAGTCGCGAGGACATGCTCCCCGCCCGGATGATCTCGACGATGGACATGGGCACCGGCGGCGACCAGTGCCAGCCCCACCAGGACACCGGCCGGTTGACGGCCCGCAAAGCGTCACCTCCCCGCCTCTCAGCCCATGATAAAGGGGACGGAAGCAGCGGCCAACCGTCGCTAGTTGAGGGCCCAGAAGGCCCCCCAGCGCTGCGCCCGGTAGCGGGCCATGCGCCGCTCCAGCTCCGGCAGCGCCCGCTCCAGGAACTGGCGTTCGTGCTCCAGACGCTGCCGCACCGAGAGCATCTCCAGCAGGGCCTGCTTGTGGCGCAGGTCCAGGGGCAGACGCTGGGCCACCGCATCGGCCAGGGCGGAGGGGGCGGCAGGCAGGGCGAGGGAGCGCGCCCACTGGCCGGTGATGGCCAGGGTCAGGCGCACGAACTCGGCGAAGAGCTCGCCCACCTGGGCCGCCAGCCCCTCGGTCCCCTCCAGGTCCTCGTCTTGCAGAAGGTCCACCTCGGCCACCAGATAGGGCGAGGTCTGGAGGACATCGCGGATGCGAAAGCGGCTCTCACCCAGGGCCAGCAGGTTGAGGCGCCCCCCTTCCAGCCGCTGGACCTGGCCGATACGGGCAGTGGTGCCTACCGGGAAGGGGTCGGCCGGTCCGCCCACCTCGCGGCCGGAGCGGATGAGGACGACGCCGAAGGGCACCTTCTCCTCCAGGCAGCGCCCTACCAGCAGCTTGTAGCGCTCCTCGAACACGTGGATGGGCAGGACGCCGCCCGGAAAGAGGACGGCGTTGAGAGGAAAGAGGGCCAGCTCCACGGCTCCGCCTCCTCTCAGGTCCCCTCCAAGCCCAGCAGCTCTCGTGCCCGCTCCCGGTCGTCGTCCTGGACGTACAGGTCCCAGCTGAAGAGGGGCGTGGGGGCCACGTCCAGGCCTCCCAGGGGGTCGCGGCGGCGCACGGCCACGTCCACACCTGCCTCCCTCAAGAGGTCCAGCCAGATGGCCAGCTCCACCTGGTCGCGGGCGGTGGCCAGCAGCACCAGCCGCCGCTTCTCCCCGGCTGACATCCCGTATATCAGTTTAGCACTAGGCGACGGCGGGCTGGTGCTCCGGGCAGTCGACCCGCAGGGCCTCCACGGCCAGCGGCTCGCCCAGGAGGGCACAGAAATGGGGCCGGGGCGACCCCGGCTCCACATCGGGGCGGAAGAAGCGACAGGTGATGCACATTCGGGCCACCGTCACCACCCCTGCCCGTTGCAGCTCGGCGATGAGACGCATCAGGAAGAGGAGCAGGGCGGCGCGGCCCTCGCGGGGCACCTGTTGCAGGGCAGCCCGGACGGCCTCGCCCCAGGCCGCCGCCTGCAGGGCCACCTGGCGGCCGCGGGTGGTGAGGGCCAGCAGCAGACGACGGCGGTCCCTGGGGGAGGGCCGCCGCTCCACCAGGCCCTTGGCCAGGAGGGAGGACACGGCCTCAGAAGCGGTGGCCCGGGTCACCCCCAGGACCTTGGCCAGGCCGCTGGCATACACCCCGTTGCGGTGGGACAGCAACTGCACCAGGACCTGGAGCTGCAGGGGAGTGAGGCGGTGCTCCCGGGCCGCCTGCCACTGAAGGGTGCGGAAGCTCTGGGCCACCCGCTCCAGGGCGGCCAGCACCTTGCCATCCAGGTCCTCGTGGTCGGAACCGTAGGGCTGGACGGGGTGCGATGGTCGCTGGGGGCCTTCAGTAGTCACCTTCCCTCACATAAGGGTAGCACCACAGGGCTACCTGCAACACCACCGACTTGAACCAGGCGTGCCACATCCTGTCCACCTCCTCCGGGCTGTGGCCCTTCTTGGCCAGGAAGGGACGGATGGTGGCCACGATGGGGTAGATGAGGGCCACCAGGTAGCGGGCAGGCACGATCTCCGGCGCCTGCACGCCGTCGGTGCGGTTCTTCTTGCTGCGGTGGTGGCGCAGGGCTATCTCGTGCTGGTAGTCGAGCCACTGCTGGTCGTAGGGGCGCAGGCAGGTGTCCAGGATCCACTGGCCGAAGCGACGCCGCACCGCCTCCAGGTAGCGGCCATCGGGCTGTCCGTCGGGGCCGCAGAAGTAGTGCAGGAGGTGGGGCTGAGAGCCCACAAAGCCGTACCAGACGTCCAGCACCTGCTCCACCTGGTCTGCCAGCACTTCCCCGGCCAGACGCAGGTAGCGCTCGTCCTCGTCGTCGAAGGACACAGCCGCCTGGAGGCTGCGCAGGTCGTCCAGGGTCAGGGGCGAAGGCCCCGCCCGCCCGTAGTCGTAGCCCGGGATGTCCCTGGTCTGTGCCATCGGCCCACCTCCGTTATCTGTCAGGACTACAGACAATTGTGCCTGCTCGGGCGGCGCCCGTCAAGGCCTGTCGGGCTTGAGCCGCGCCTGTGGTGACGGATACAATCGGGCCAGGCCCCAGGGCGGACTGGGATGTCCCCCTTTCTGTCTACTCCAGCGAGGACGAGCGAGCGCCATGGCCCCTGCCCAGCGGAGCGTCCAGGCCAACGGCCTGCGCCTCAGCTATCTCGATTGGGGGGGTGAGGGGCCGGCCATCGTCCTGCACCACGCCACCAGCCTCCACGCCTGGGTGTGGGATCCCATAGCCCGACGCCTGGCCCGCTGCGGCCGGGTGCTGGCCTACGATGCCCGCGGCCACGGCGACTCCGACAAGCCTCCGTCCGGCTACGGCTGGGACCGCTTCGTCGAAGACCTGGCCTCCTTCATATCGGCCCTGGAGCTGGCCCCGGCAAGGCTGGTGGGACACTCCAGCGGCGGCACCGTCGCCCTGGCCTGCGCTGCCCTCTACCCGCGCCTGGTGGACAGGGTGGTCGCCCTGGACCCGGTGCTGATGCTCCCGGAGCAGACGAACGACCCTGCCTGGCAGGAGTGGTTCCGTCGCTGGCAGGAGTCCACCCGTCGCCGTCGCAATGCCTGGCGGAGCCTGGACGAGGCGGTGGAGCACCTGCGGGGCAAGGACTCCTACCGCCACTGGCGCGAGGACGTCCTGCGCCTCTACGTGGAGAGGGGCACCATCCGCGGCCCCGATGGTCTGCTACGCCTGAAGATGCCCGGCGAACTGGAGGCCCAGGCCTACGAGGGGCGGGCCGCCCTCGATATCTGGTCGCTCCTGCCTTCCGTCTCCTGTCCCGTCCTCATCCTCCACTGCCGCCGCGACGACCCACGTCCGGAGATGGGGATCCGGGCGGCGGCAGGGCTGCTGCCGCAGGCGCGGGTGGAGGCGGTCCCCGGCACTCACTTCTTCCCCCAGGAAGACCCGGAGGCGGTAGCCGCGGCCATAGGGCCCTTCCTTCGCTGACCCGCCCAGCGTCCTGGGGGATTGCTGTAAAATACGCCCGAAGCGGTCCCGAGACGATGGAAGGGGGCCAGCCATGAAGGTCATACGCGAGCCCAGGGTCTATCTGGTGGGCAGGCAGCAGGTGGACGACGCCGCCATAGAACGCTTCCTCGAGGACTACGGCCTCACCTGGCAGACGGACACGGAGGTGGGCGCGGAGCGGCTGGTGGAGGCGGGCGGGCGCGTCTGCTACCTCTCCTTCGGCAAGGGGCGCAGGAGCAACGCCGAATACATCGGCAACCTGATTGGCCAGAAGCACGGCTCGGTGCTGGAGCACGCCGTCTGGAACTTCATCATCGCCGGCGTCTCCCGCAGCTTCTCCCACGAGCTGGTGCGCCACCGCGCCGGCTGGGGCTACTCCCAGCTCTCCCAGCGCTACGTGGACGAGTCCGACGCCGCCTTCGTGGTGCCCGACGTCGTCGCCGAGGACGAGCGGGCCTACGCCGTTTGGCTGCGGGCCATCGAGGCCGCCCACGCCGCCTACGTGGAGCTGGTGGAGATCCTGCAGGAGCGCTTCAAGGACGTGCCCGACCGGACGCTGCGGCGCAAGCTGGCACGGCAGGCGGCGCGGTCGGTGCTGCCCAACGCCACCGAGACCATCATCTTCGTGACGGCCAACGCGCGGGCGCTGCGGCACTTCATCGAGCTGCGGGGCTCCGAGTGGGCCGAGACGGAGATACGCAAGGTGGCGCTGCAGATGCTGCGCATCATGCAGCGGGAGGCGCCCAGCATCTTCGGCGACTACCGCATCGAGCGCCTGCCCGACGGCACCGAGGTCGCCCGCACCCAGTTCGAGAAGGTGTGAGGGACGGTGGCGCCTGCGCCGCCGTGGGCTAACATGGAGGCGGAGGCGCCATGAGCGAAGGAGAGCGAGGCACCCCGTCCGCCACCGGCCAGGGGGCCGTCGTCCTGGACGGCCGCGCCGTGGCCGTCCAGGTGCGGGCCGAGGTGGCCGAGCGGGTGCGCCGCCTGCGCGAGCGGACGGGCGTAACCCCCGGCCTCGCCTTCGTGCTGGTGGGCGACAACCCCTCTTCCCTGTCCTACGTCCGCTCCAAGGGCGAGGCCGCCCGGGAGGTGGGCATCCACTCCATCACCCTCCATCTCCCCGCCGACACGCCCCAGGACGAGGTCATCGCCCGCGTGCGGGAGCTGAACTCGGACTCCGCCTTCCACGCCATCCTGGTGCAGCTGCCCCTGCCGTCCCACATATCCGAGAGCGCCGTCATCGAGGCCATCGCGCCGGAGAAGGACGTGGACGGGGTCACGGCCGTCAACATGGGGCGCCTGCTGCGAGGGGAGCCCTGCCCCCAGCCCTGCACCCCCCGTGGCGTGGTGGAGCTGCTGGTACGCTCGGGTTACCGGCCCGAGGGCAAGCACGTGGTCATCGTGGGCCGGTCCAACATCGTCGGCAAGCCCCTGGCGGCCATCCTGGTCCAGAAGCGGGAGGGGGCCAACGCCACCGTGACCGTCTGCCACACCGGCACGCCCGACCTGGCCCGCTTCACCCGCCAGGCCGACATCCTCATCGCCGCCATGGGCAGCGCCCATGCCATCACCGCCGATATGGTGCGGCCGGGCGCCGTGGTGGTGGACGTGGGCAA
Proteins encoded in this window:
- a CDS encoding LON peptidase substrate-binding domain-containing protein; this translates as MELALFPLNAVLFPGGVLPIHVFEERYKLLVGRCLEEKVPFGVVLIRSGREVGGPADPFPVGTTARIGQVQRLEGGRLNLLALGESRFRIRDVLQTSPYLVAEVDLLQDEDLEGTEGLAAQVGELFAEFVRLTLAITGQWARSLALPAAPSALADAVAQRLPLDLRHKQALLEMLSVRQRLEHERQFLERALPELERRMARYRAQRWGAFWALN
- a CDS encoding DUF2007 domain-containing protein, which codes for MSAGEKRRLVLLATARDQVELAIWLDLLREAGVDVAVRRRDPLGGLDVAPTPLFSWDLYVQDDDRERARELLGLEGT
- a CDS encoding helix-turn-helix domain-containing protein; this translates as MTTEGPQRPSHPVQPYGSDHEDLDGKVLAALERVAQSFRTLQWQAAREHRLTPLQLQVLVQLLSHRNGVYASGLAKVLGVTRATASEAVSSLLAKGLVERRPSPRDRRRLLLALTTRGRQVALQAAAWGEAVRAALQQVPREGRAALLLFLMRLIAELQRAGVVTVARMCITCRFFRPDVEPGSPRPHFCALLGEPLAVEALRVDCPEHQPAVA
- a CDS encoding protoglobin domain-containing protein, which produces MAQTRDIPGYDYGRAGPSPLTLDDLRSLQAAVSFDDEDERYLRLAGEVLADQVEQVLDVWYGFVGSQPHLLHYFCGPDGQPDGRYLEAVRRRFGQWILDTCLRPYDQQWLDYQHEIALRHHRSKKNRTDGVQAPEIVPARYLVALIYPIVATIRPFLAKKGHSPEEVDRMWHAWFKSVVLQVALWCYPYVREGDY
- a CDS encoding alpha/beta hydrolase, with the translated sequence MAPAQRSVQANGLRLSYLDWGGEGPAIVLHHATSLHAWVWDPIARRLARCGRVLAYDARGHGDSDKPPSGYGWDRFVEDLASFISALELAPARLVGHSSGGTVALACAALYPRLVDRVVALDPVLMLPEQTNDPAWQEWFRRWQESTRRRRNAWRSLDEAVEHLRGKDSYRHWREDVLRLYVERGTIRGPDGLLRLKMPGELEAQAYEGRAALDIWSLLPSVSCPVLILHCRRDDPRPEMGIRAAAGLLPQARVEAVPGTHFFPQEDPEAVAAAIGPFLR
- the thyX gene encoding FAD-dependent thymidylate synthase, whose protein sequence is MKVIREPRVYLVGRQQVDDAAIERFLEDYGLTWQTDTEVGAERLVEAGGRVCYLSFGKGRRSNAEYIGNLIGQKHGSVLEHAVWNFIIAGVSRSFSHELVRHRAGWGYSQLSQRYVDESDAAFVVPDVVAEDERAYAVWLRAIEAAHAAYVELVEILQERFKDVPDRTLRRKLARQAARSVLPNATETIIFVTANARALRHFIELRGSEWAETEIRKVALQMLRIMQREAPSIFGDYRIERLPDGTEVARTQFEKV
- the folD gene encoding bifunctional methylenetetrahydrofolate dehydrogenase/methenyltetrahydrofolate cyclohydrolase FolD: MSEGERGTPSATGQGAVVLDGRAVAVQVRAEVAERVRRLRERTGVTPGLAFVLVGDNPSSLSYVRSKGEAAREVGIHSITLHLPADTPQDEVIARVRELNSDSAFHAILVQLPLPSHISESAVIEAIAPEKDVDGVTAVNMGRLLRGEPCPQPCTPRGVVELLVRSGYRPEGKHVVIVGRSNIVGKPLAAILVQKREGANATVTVCHTGTPDLARFTRQADILIAAMGSAHAITADMVRPGAVVVDVGNNWLPDPTRKSGRRLVGDVDYEAVRQVAAAITPVPGGVGPMTVAMVLMNTVELAERQLGLA